GCCGACGATGATCCAGTCGATGGGGGACGTCTCGACGCGCGCGAGGTAGTCGCGCCGCGCGTCGGCGGGCACCGCGACGAAGACGAGCGCCGCGGCCAGTACCGGCACCGCGGCGAACACCGCGGGGAGCACCTGATGAATCCAGAACCGGCGCACGGAACCTCCCTGCGTTGGCGAACGGCCGGGGGCGGCCGGTCCGTGAGTGGTGGGCCGTTATTCGGGCGTCGGTTCCACCGACGGCCCGGCTCCGAGTCTCTTGTCGCGGGCCGCGCCCCTGGTAACGAGCCGCGACCGCAAGGGAGCGGGAGGCACAACTGGTTCTTCGCGGTCGCGATTCAATCTGGGAGCCGCAGTCCCCGCTCCCTCGCGGTCGCGGCTCGTTCAACACGTTATCGCAATCACGAAACCGGGTCGGCTTCCCCCCGGCCTATTTCGTTTCAGACAACCACTGCGGCATCTCGCGGAGCTTCCCGTCGCGCCCCACGCACGCGAGCGTCGTCGCGCCCTCGGTAATGAGCGCGCCGTCGCGGAACACCTCGTACTTGTGCTCCAGCCGGACGGCGGAGGTGCGCGTCACGGTGGTGCGGATCGTCAGCACGTCGTCGTAGTGCGCAGGGCTCTTGAACTTCACCTCGGCCTTCGCGACGACCAGGAAGTACCCCTGGTCCTCCAGTTCCTTATACGATGCGTGCCGCCCGCGGAGCAACTCCGTTCGGGCCTGCTCGAAGTACACCAGGTAGTTCGCGTGGTGGAGCAGGCCCATTCGGTCCGTCTCGGCGTACCGCACGCGGATCTGGATCTCGCCGGTTAGCATCGTGCTCCCTCCGCGCTGCGCGATCGGCGCAAACACGTCTTTCTCGCGACACCGATCTTGAACCGCGCTATTTGATGAACCCGACGCGGTTCTTCCCCGCCTTGAAGCGAACGGGCGGCCAGCCGAGCTTCCAGTCGAAGGCCACGGGGTAGAACACGAACACGGCCTTGCCGAGCATCAGCCGGTCCGGGACGACGCCCCACTCGCGGCTGTCGGAGCTGTGGGCGCTGTTGTCGCCCATGCAGAAGTAGTGCCCGGGCTGCACGTAGAAGATGTCCGCTTCGTTGAAGTCGGCCGGGAGGGACTGCGTCCCGGGGGGCGACCACGTGTAGTAAATGTCGCGGTGGAGCGCGATGTGGCGGATCGCGGTCACTTGGCCCCGCGCCCCGATGTTTGCCGGGGCGTCGATGTCGTTGGCGCGGACCCACCCCTCTTTGTGGGTGTCGTCGCGGTCGTACTCCGTGTCTTTCAGTTGGGTCGGTTCGTAGTCGGCCTCGGGGCCGAAGTCGATCCGCTTCCCGTCCACCCACACCCACAACCGGGCGTCCACGTTCGCGAACCGGACCTTGTAGGTACCCGTGCTCACCTTACACGGCTTGCTGCCCAACTCGCCCGCTCTCGGCCCGGACCGGGTGAGCACCACCTTCCCGCCGCCGAACGTCGCCCGGAACCGGTCCGCGCCCTTCGACAGCTCGAGGGCGACTTCGGCCCCGGCCTGGAGTTCGACCTCGCACTCCAGGCTCAGATCGCCGACCCACGACTGCTCGTGGGCGCCGCTCGAGCGCCCGATGTTGTACCCGAGGAAGTTGTCGACGTAAGTCGCTTTCTGCTCGGCCAGCACCTTCGGGTCGGTCGCGGGGGTGTCGTCGATCTTGTTGGCGGGGGCCGTCTTCCACAGCGCCGACAGGTGCTGGTACCGAATCCAGTCGAGCGCGTCCCCGGTATGGCCGAACGCCCGGGGCGAGCGCGGGTCGTCCGCGCGCCACTGGGCCGCGCCTTCGGGGGCGGCTTGCCACCGGGACTTCACCGGTCCGCCTAACTCGGTCGGTTGTTTGTCGTTGTCCCAGACGATGCGGAGGTCGGCGAGCATCTGCTCTTCGCCCTTGCGCACGATTTGGAACCCGCCCGGCACGGCGCCCGTGAACCCGGCGGCGCGGGACGCGGCGAACAGTGATGTCGCCTTCGTGCTGTTCCGGTAGCGGTACTCGGGCTTCCACAAATCGACCGGGTCGTCCGGTCGGGCGAACGCGGGGTCGTCGTCCGGGTACGTGAGCGAGGACGTCACGAACAGGTCGCCGCGGTGAACGGCGAGCGTCTCGCCGCCGAAGCCCATTGCCCGTTTGATGTAGTTCTGGGCCGTCTGCTGCGTTTGCGGAGCCTGTGGGTACTTGAACACGACCACGTCGCCGCGCCGCGGGGAGCGAATGTGGTACAGCGGCTTGAGCACGAGCACGCGGTCGCCGCTGTTGTTATCGGGGCGCGGGTTGAGGTCGGAAATCAGCCCGTAGTGCCGGCAGTTCGGGCACACGTACCGGGTGAGCGGGACGATCTCTTTCTTCCCGTTCGGGTTGTTCTGCGGCGCGACCCCCTCGACCTCGTCGTGCGAGTTGATCGGGAATGCGTGCCCGCACTTCGGGCAGGTGATGACCTTCTGGTAGCCGTAGAGCGTTTCCGCCATCGATCCCGTGGGGATGACGAACGCTTCCGTGACGAACAGCTTCAGTAGGAGCACCAGGACCACGACGAACACGACCGTCTCCACGACCTCGCGGGCCGGGTCGCGCGGCAACTTCTTCTTGTCGTCGGTCGCGTGCTGGGCGGAAGCGCTGGACATTCGGACCTCACTTCGGGCAGCGTCCGGGCGGGAGCCGGCGATACTGAGTGTTCGCCCGGTCCGAACCGAAATTCTATGGCGACGGCCGGCGGAACCGCTATTGATCCCACCGGTTCGAGTTCAGTGACGAGAACCAATCTGGTCGGTCGGCCCGTAGCGCGGGTCAGTGCAGCCACCGCAGGCGGGACCAGTCGAGCGTTTGGAAGACGCGCTCGCGCCCGCCGACCGACACCCGGCCGAGCCGGAGCGGTTGGTGAATGAGGAATGGTTTACCGATGAAGGCGCTTTCCGGCACGCCCGGGGTCGGCCATTTCCGGCTGTCCTCGGAGTTCCCGCTGTTGTCCCCGAGGACGTAGTATTCGTGCGGGCCGAGCACCGCCGGGTGCCGGGTGCCGTGCTCGCCGTAGTCCGACATGTAGTGGATGTCGCGGTACAGTTTGATGTCGCGGACCACGACGCGGCACCCGCGGGCGCCGAAGCGCACCGGGCGGGACACGTCCCCGCGCTTGGGCGCCGGTTCCAGGTCCGCGGGCGGCACGACCACGCGGCCGTCCAGTGCGAGGGTCGCCCGGCGGTCCACGAAGGCGAACTCGAGGTGGTACTTCCGCCCTTTTTCGAGCGCAACCCCGCTCACGTTCCCCAACCCGCCGTGGTACTCGTGAACGAGCACCGCGCGCCCCGTCGCTTTCGGCCCCACGGCGATTTCGGCCGTAACTCCATCGGCGCCGTCGGCGAGCCGGCACTCGAAGCTGGCCTCGCCCGCGCTCCCCACCGTGGCAGTTACTTCGACTTCGCACGTCACGTAGAAGTCGTGTGCGGCGGGGAGATCGTTGGGCCGGCGGGGTGTACCGTCGTAGGCGTTCCACACGCGAACCGGGTTCTCACGGCGCTCGTCGAGGTGCCAGTGCCGGTACCACGCCGTGAGCGTCGATTGCGGCGCATCAGACGCATCCAGCACGAGCGCGTAGTTTTCGATCACCGGGGGCGTGGTCGGGTCCGGCCCCGTGCCCATTGGCAAGCGCGGGTCGCCGGAGCTGACGAGCCAGCGGCTCCCCCAACCGCCGGGGTTCGGGGCGAAGTTCATGTCGAAGACCGGCACCACCGTTTCGCGCACCTCGGCGAGCCCCTTTCGGGCGATTTCGCCGTGAGCGGATGTGTCGCCCGCGCGCTTCAAGTACACGTCGCCGTCCCGGATGAGGATCGTTTCGCCGGGCAGCCCGATGAGGCGCTTCACATACGGTTTCCCGAACTCCGTCGGGTTCGGGTTCGGGCACCGGAACACGACCATTTCCCACCGGCGCGGCGCGCGCAGGTCGTAGATGTTCTTGTCCACGAGGAGCCGGTCGCCGCTGAGGTCGCGTGCGTCCACCAGTGACACGTCGCGGTCGCAGTTCGGGCAGGTCACTTTCCTGAAGTGCTCGGTGGCGCTCCCCGTACCGGGGCGCCCGACGCGGACCGTGTACCCGCACCGCGGGCACAGCCCGTCGCGGTGGTGGCCGCTGAGCGCGGGGGCCATGCTGCCGGTCGGCACGCCGAACGGTTCCACCGCGATCGTGCGCAACACGAGAAACAGACCGACGAACCCCGCCACCACGACGATCAGCGCGCGGAAGGGGCTCGTGTTTCGTGCGGTGTGAGCGGTTTTTGGGGGCTGAGTGACGGGGGCGACTTCGGGCGCGCCGGCAGCGGGGACCGGGACCTCTGCGGCGGTGACTTCACTCACCGGCGCGGGTTCTTCCGGCGGAAGGTCCATCGCGACGGGTAGCGGGGTGTCGGTGTGATCCATGTCGCGTCTTGGCGGTAACCGCACACCGAGAGGACGGTCGTAGTTGGTTTCCTGCCCCGAGCGGGCCTCATTTCAAAGACCGGCACCAAATCAAAGCACCCGCGTAGCGACCTGTGTTCTTGCCCTCTCCCCTTGCGGGAGAGGGTGGCGAGGCTTTGCGAGCCGGGTGAGGGGTTGCTTCCACGCACAAGGGGCTTACCCCTCACCCCGCCGCGAAGCGCGGCGACCCTCTCCCGCAAGGGGAGAGGGCAAAGCGAAACAAGGCTCTGGTCATAACGATCGGCCCCAGCAACTTCGGGGATCACTCTTCCGATTCGAGCACCGCCAGGAACGCTTCCTGCGGTACTTCCACTTGCCCGATCTGCTTCATGCGCTTCTTGCCCTCGGCCTGCTTCGCCCAGAGCTTGCGCTTCCGCGTGATGTCGCCGCCGTAGCACTTCGCGGTCACGTTCTTGCGCATCGCGGCAATATTCTCGCGTGCGACCACCCGCGCGCCGATCGCGGCCTGGAGCGAGACTTCAAAGAGGTGCCGGTCGATCTCCTCGCGCAGCTTCTTGAGAATGAGCCGCCCGCGGCGCTCGGCGCTCGTCCGGTGGACGATGACCGAGAGCGCGTCCACCTTCTGCCCGTGAACGAGGATGTCCATCTTCACGAGGTCCGCGGACTTGAAGCCCAGGATCTCGTAGTCCATCGTGCCGTACCCGTGGGTGACGGACTTCAACTTGTCGTACAGGTCGTAAATGACTTCCGCGAGCGGCATTTCGTACACGAGGATGACGCGCTGCTGGCTCAGGTATTCGGTGCGGACGAACGTTCCGCGGCGCTCCGTACACATGCCCATCAGGGTGCCGATGTTCCCCGCCGGGATCAGGAAGCTGATGCGGACGATGGGCTCGCGGAACTCGTCGATCAGACCCGCGTCGGGGACCTCCTGCGGCCCGTGGACCGTGACGATCTCGCCGTCGCGCTTCTTGATCTCGAACGATACGTTCGGCGCGGTCTGGACGAGGTTCAAGTTGCTGTCCTGCTCCAGACGCTGCTGGATGATCTCGCGGTGGAGCATCCCGAGGAACCCGCAGCGGAACCCGAACCCCAGCCCGTCGGACACTTCCGGCTGGAACGTGAACGAGCTGTCATTCAACTTCAGCTTGCCGAGCGCTTCTCGCAGGTCTTCAAACTCGTTGTTGTTGACCGGGAACAGCCCGGAGTACACCATCGGCTTCGGCTCTTTGTACCCCGCGAGCGGTTCGGCCGTCGGGTTCGCGGCGTCGGTCACCGTGTCGCCGATGTTCACGTTCTCGATGTTCTTAATGTTGGCCGTGAAGAACCCGACCTGCCCCGCGGAGAGCTCGTCGCACTTCTGCATTTCGGGCCGGAACTGGCCCATCTCGGTAATGACGTACTCGCGCCCCGTGCGCATCAGCTTGACGCGCTGGCCCGGCTTGAGCAGCCCGTCCATCATGCGGATGTAGACGACGACGCCCTTGTAGGTGTCGAAGTGGCTGTTGTAAATGAGCGCCTTCACGGGCGCGGTCGGGTCGCCGGGTGGCGGGGGGACGCGCTCCACGATCGCCGCGAGCATGTCCTCGATTCCGATCCCGGCCTTCCCGCTGACGCGGAGCACGTCCTCCGGGTCGACCATCAGCGCCTGTTCCATCTCGCCGATGACGAAGTCCGGGCGCGCGTGCGGCAGGTCGATCTTGTTCAGCGTGGGGAGAATTTTGAGCCCGCCGTCCATCGCGAGGAAGGCGTTCGCCACCGTTTGGGCCTGCACCCCCTGGAACGCATCGACGAGGAGGATCGCGCCCTCGCACGCGGCGAGGCTGCGGCTCACTTCGTAGTTGAAGTCGACGTGGCCGGGCGTGTCGATCAGGTTCAGCTCGTAGCGCGTGCCGTTCAGCGTGTAGTAAACCGTGACCGGGTGCATGCGGATGGTGATGCCGCGCGAGCGCTCCAGGTCCATGCTGTCGAGGGTCTGCGCCTTGATGTCGCGCTCGGAGATGGTGCCGGTTTTCAGTAGGAACTGGTCGGCCAGCGTGCTCTTGCCGTGGTCGATGTGTGCGATGATGCAGAAATTGCGGATGATCGCGGTCGGCGTCGGCATTCTGCAGTGCTCACGGGGAAAGCGGTCGGTCGGGCTCGTCCCGGCCGCCCGATCAATCCCCCATATCCTAGCACTACCGACCGGCGCTGAATAGTCCGCGTACCCGGCACCGGCCGCGCTATTATTCCTTATCCCTTCCTCCCGGAGCACCCGACCATGCGAACGCTCGGTACCGCGGTTCTGCTGGCACTTGCGGTTGGGGCGGGGTGCAAGCCCCGCCCCAACCTGCCCCAACCGGCCGCCGCGATCCCGGTCTCGGTGACCGATGCGGACCACAACGCGCTCGCCGCTGCCCTCAAGGAGCGCAAGGGAAAGGTGGTCCTGATGGACTTCTGGGCGACGTGGTGCCCGCCGTGTGTGAAGACGTTCCCGGAGTTCGTGGACCTTCACAAGAAGTACGCGGACCGCGGCCTGGTTTGTCTGAGCGTCAGTATGGACAAAACGTGGGAGCGGAAAAAAGGGAGCTACGACAAGGACCGAGTGCTGAAGTTCCTCGAAGAGAAGAGTGCGACGTTCCCGAATTTCATCGCCACCGAACGCGACGACGAACTGTACGGCCGGCTCTTCGGGCTCGAACACTCGATCCCGTTCCAGGTGCTCTTCGGGAAGGACGGGACGCGGGTATGGACCAGGGAAGAGAAGGAGCTGACCGAAGCGGAACTGAACAAACTCATTGAATCCGAACTGGCGAAGTGACCGATCGAGTCTTTTTCAACGGGAGTTACTCGTGCGCCGAATCATGATTCTCGCGGGTGTGGTGGCGGCCGGCGGGCTCGGTGCGGCCCTGGGTCGCGCGGCCGACGAGCCGGGAAAGGCCGTTACGGTGGCCGAGGTGAAATTCGACGCGCTCGATAAGGCCGTCGCCGACCAGAAAAAGAAGGTCGTTCTGGTGGATTTTTGGGCGACGTGGTGCGGGCCGTGCGTGAAGAGCTTCCCGCACTTCGTGGCCACGCAGAAGAAGTACGCGGACAAGGGGCTCGTCTGCGTGAGCGTGAGCCTGGACCCGAAGGGGAAGGAAGACAAGTACGACAAGGACTCGGTCCTCAAGTTCCTGAAGGACAAGGGCGCGGCGTTCCCGAACTTCGTCCTGCTCGGGTTCCGGGACGACGAGGACAAGGTCACGAAGCGGTTCGGGCTCGACGGGGGCATCCCGTTCAAGGCGCTCTTCGGTAAGGACGGGAAGCGGGTGTGGACCAGCGAAGAGAAAGAACTGACGGACGAGGAACTCGACAAGCTCATCGAGACCGAACTGGCGAAGTGACGCGGTCAGAAAAACGCGAGCGGCCGGTTCCCTCGGAGGTGGAACCGGCCGCTCGTGTTTCGGGAGTACGGACCCCGCATCAGCTACCGGCCGGCGGTGCGATCGAGGAGCCGACGAAGGAGAAGGTGCTGTTAGCGTTGGAGCCGAGGGTGGTGATGGCGGCGATGCACACCACGACGATGAGGGCCAACATCACCGCGTACTCAACGGCCGTCGGGCCGTCTTCGGCCTTCAGGAACGACACCACGTTCTTGGTCAAGCTGCGCATCAAACACTCCTGGATTTAGGGTCGGGAACTCGCCCCGACCGTGCTTGGTCGGGTGAGCGAGAACACCAACTACCTAGTTCACGCGGAGAATCGGTGCAAACGTGCGGGCCGTTTTTTCCCGCGCAATCCCGCCCGTTCGCGCTTCCCGGAAAACTCGCACCCGTTCTCGTGGCCGGCGCGATCCCAATCCGGATAACAGAGAGAATCGGGTTGCACAATCGAAATCCGTTCGCCAGAAGCGCGCGGTTATGAGGGGTCTCTCCATGTCCGACGGATCGACACGCACCAGTCTCACCACCACGGGCGGCTCCGGCCGCGCGCCGAACCGGGCCATGCTCCGGGCGGTCGGGTTCACCGACGAGGACTTCGACAAGCCGGTCGTGGGCATCGCGTCCCTGTTCAGTGACATCACGCCCTGTAACGCGCACCTGGACCGGCTCGCGGCGAAGGGGCGCGAGGGCGTGCGCGCGGGCGGCGGCGTCCCGCAGACGTTCGGCGCCCCCACCGTCTCCGACGGCATCAGTATGGGCCACAAAGGGATGCGGTACTCGCTCGTGTCGCGCGAGGTGATCGCCGACGCGCTCGAGACGGTCGCGGGCGCGATGAACCACGACGGGCTGGTCGCGTTCGGCGGGTGCGACAAGAACATGCCCGGGTGCGTGATGGCGATGGCCCGGCTCAACATCCCGAGCGTGTTCGTCTACGGCGGGAGCATCATGCCCGGCGTCGGGCCGACCGGCGAGGACGTGGACATCGTGTCCATCTTCGAGGCCGTCGGGAAGTTCCAGGCCGGCACGATCGACGAGAAGACGCTCCACAAGGTGGAGTGCGCGAGCTGCCCCGGGCACGGCTCCTGCGGCGGCATGTACACCGCCAACACGATGTCCAGCGCGATCGAGGCGATGGGGCTCGCGCTGCCTTACGGTGCGAGTAACCCGGCCGTGGGCGCCGCGAAAGAGCGCGAAGCGTTCCTCGCGGGCAAGGCGGTGATGCGCTGCATCGAGAAGAACATCCGGCCCCGGGACGTCATCACGCGCAAGAGCCTGGAGAACGCCTACACCTTCGTTCTCGCGCTCGGCGGCAGCACGAACGCGGTGCTGCACCTGATGGCGATCGCGCGCGAGGCCGGGGTGCCCTGGACCCTCGACGACTTCGACCGGCTCGGCGCGAAAGTTCCGCACCTCGCGGACCTGAAGCCGGGCGGCAAGTACGTGATGTTCGACCTCTACCGCGTCGGCGGCACCCCGGCCGTTTTGAAGGCGCTGCTCGACAAGGGGTACTTGCACGGCGACTGCATCACGGTGACGGGGAACACGCTCGCGGAGAACCTCGCGGACGTGCCGAGCGTGTTCGCGAAGCCGCAAAAGGTGGTGCGCCCGTTCGAGGAGCCGCTCTTCAGCCACGGCATTCACGTGATCCTGAAGGGCAACCTCGCCCCGGAAGGCGCCGTGGCGAAGGTCGCGGGGCTGAAGCAGCGCTCGATCACCGGCCCCGCCAAAGTCTTCGACGGCGAGGAGGCGTGCTTCGAGGCGATCAAGGCACGGAAGATCGTGGCCGGCGACGTTGTCGTCATTCGGGGCGAGGGGCCGGTGGGCGGACCCGGGATGCGCGAGATGCTGAGCATCACCGGCGCGCTGATGGGTCAGGGCCTGGGCGAAAGCGTGGGCCTCATCACCGACGGCCGGTTCAGCGGCGGTACGCACGGGCTCGTTGTGGGCCACGTCGCCCCGGAAGCGTGGACCGGCGGTCCGATCGCGCTCGTGCAGCCCGGCGACTCGATCACCATCGACGGCGACGCGAAACTCCTCACGCTGAACGTCCCGGACGCGGAACTTCAGGCGCGTAAGGGCAAGTGGACGGCGCCGGCCCTCCGCGTCGAGCGCGGCGTGCTCGCGAAGTACGCCCGGCTCGTGAAGTCCGCGAGCGAAGGCGCTGTGACGAGCTGAGGTGACGAACTGAGGTGATGAGCTCGATGATCCGCGCGATCGAAATGCACGAGTACGACGAGAAAAATCGACTCGTCTCCTCAACGATTCCGAACCCGTCGTGGGAGCGATTCCTTGACGGGTTCGACACGACCCAGAGGCGCGAGCGCGCGTTCGCCGGGATCACGGTTACGGCCCAAGACGGCTCGTTCCTGCTGATTGATGGCTCCGACGGGCTGTTCTTTGCGCTCTACGAGCGGGCCGATGGGTTCCAGTTCCAATCGCTCGCCAACCCGCTCCAATTGGACGAGGAAGTGACCATCATCTGCGGGGGCGTCGCCACGACGCTTCCGCGCGCCTACCTTCTCGAAGAGGCGGCCGCGCTCCGCGTGGTTTGGGACTTCTGGCAGGGGCAATTAGACACAACGGTCGGCTGGGAGCCGTTGTAGGCATCTACTGTCACAGCGATTTCGTGGTTGATCTGTTCCCGAGCCCCCAAAGACGCCCGTGATCGTTCGCGCGGCTCTTGGCGTGTGCGTGTTGGACCGGCGCGAATCTGGTAGAGTGCAGGTTGGAGGACGTGCGATGGTAAACTCAACTGTCTCTGGTTGGGAAAGGGTGGCCCTCGCCGCGGCGCAAGTACGGGACCGGTTGCGGCGTGCGGTGGCCGCACTCGATGGGGCAAATGTGTCCTAAGCCGTGATCGGCGGGAACGCGGTGGCCGAATGGGTCGGTCGCGTCGATCAGGTGGCAGTGCGCAATACGCGGGACGTGGACATTCTTCTCCGGCGCGCGGATTTTGACGCGGCGATAATCGCAATGGAAGCCACCGGGTTCGTGTACCGACGCCCATCCAGCATCGACATGTTTCTCGACGGCCCCGATGCGAAGGCACGCGAGAGCTCCGCTGACCGGACCGGGGAGGACAACGCGAGAGGGCGCAATCCGAAGCCAATTACAGCCCAAGTTTGCATCTGCTGACAGAGGCCGGCTACAGAAAATACGGCAATTCGCACGATCCGGTATCAGGAGCGGAAACGCATAGATTGTTAGCGAATGTTAGCCGCAAGCACGGCGTGCCGTGCGGGACAAAAAGGTCAATCGGCTTGAAATCTCGGGAATTGGCGAAATGCCACGAACTTCGCCTGCCCTCGCAACGCCCGGGGGCAAAATTGTTAGCAAATGTTACCCATGCTAGTAGAGATGATAGTATTTGGATTGGGAACGTATTTCGATGATAATTTCGGTTGATTGCGAATGGGCTAATTTGTTTAAGTGTGTCGTGGTGCGGTGATTATTTTTTCGTTAGCGTCTTCAGTACCTTCTCGATTTCCGTCACGTCCGCGGGTTTAACGAGGTGGTAGTCGAAGCCCGCGTCCCGGGTGCGGCGCCGGTCCTCTTCTTGCCCCCAGCCAGTCAGCGCGACCAGGGTGACGGCGCGCAGTTCCGTGCTTCCGCGGACGCGGCGCGCGACCTCGTACCCGTTCATCCCGGGCAAGCCGATGTCGAGCACGATCAGGTCCGGGCGGAACGTTTCGAGTACGCGCAGGGCTTCGGGGCCGTCGTGGGCCATCCGCACCTCGTGGCCCTTCACTTCCAGTAATAGCGCCAGGCTGTCGGCCGCGTCCCGGTTGTCGTCCACGACCAAGATGTTCAACTTCGGTGCGCCCGCGGACGGTTCAGCGGTTCCCGGGGGATGTGTGCTCGCTGTGCCCGCTTCGACAGCGAGCGGGATGCGAACCGTGAACGTGCTCCCGCGGTTCGGGCCGGGGCTCTCGGCCGACACCGTGCCGCCGTGCAACTCGACCAGGCGCCGAACCAGTGTGAGGCCGATTCCGAGCCCGCCCTGAGACCGATCCAGGGAACTCCCGACCTGCGTGAACATCTCGAAGATTTTGGGCAGCATCTCGGTTGGAATGCCCAGCCCGTTATCGGTGACGCGGACGACCGCGTCCGCACCCCGCGGCTCCGCGGACAGTTCGATGCGCCCGCCCGGTGGGGTGTACTTTGCGGCGTTGTTCAGCAGGTTCGCCAGCACCTGCACCAGTCGGGTGCGGTCCGCGTCCACGAATAGTGGGTCCGCCGGCACGCACACTACGAGTTCGTGTTTTCCGGTCTCGATCATCTGGCGGGACGTTTCCACCGCGGCCTCGGCGAGCGCGCGGACCCCGACCCGTTCCTTCCGCAGAATCACCTTCCCGCGCGACACGCGCGACACGTCCATCAGGTCGTCGACCAGGTGGACCATCTGCCCGATCTGGCGGTCCATCATGGCCAGGGTGCGCTCGGCCGGGTCGCCGGGCGGGCGCCCGATGCGGAGGATCTGGAGCCCGTTTCGGATCGGCGCGAGCGGGTTCCGCAACTCGTGTGCGAGGGTCGCGAGGAACTCGTCCTTCCGCCGGTCCTGTTCCTGGAGGGTCCGGTACAGGATCGTGTTCTCGATCGCCACCGCGATCCGGGCGGCCAGGTCCTGGGCCACCACCAGTTCCGCGGGGCCGTAGCGCCGGGCCGCCGAGGTGCTGAGGAAGGTGACGCCCCCGATGGTCCGCCCGCGGGACGCGAGGGGAATGGCCAGGTACGACTTGATGCCCCAGCCCCGGAGCCGGGCGATCCGGTCCGGTCCCAGTGGGGCCGCGCGCGGGTCGAGCGCGTCGAGGTCCGGCACCACGTCGGGCGCGCCGGTGCGCAGGACGTGCGGGATGCCGTCGGGCGCGTTCGGGTCGGGGCCGAGCGCCGGGTCCACGGGCCGCGGACCCGCGACGGCAAGCGCTTCGGGGTTCGATGAGAGGCGCCGGCGGTTCCCGGCATCGTCGACGAGGTCCACCACGCACCAATCGGCGAACCGCCCGACGGCCAGGTTCGCGATCCGCCGGAGCGTGCTCTCGTAATCGACGAGTTCGACCAGTTGCGAACTGGCGTCCGCCAGGAACCGCATCGACTCCTCGGCGCGCTTCCGGTCGGTGATGTCGTGGAACACCAGAACCGCCCCGGTCACCCCTCCCGCGCCGTCCCGGATCGGCGCGGCCGAGTCGTCGATCGGGCGCTCGGTCCCGTCCCGCGCGATCAGGATCGTGTGGTTCGCCAGCCCGACGACGACCCCTTCGGCCAGCGCCCGCCGCGCGGGGTTATCCACAGGGGCGCGGGTTGATTCGTTGACGATGCGAAACACTTCGTGCAGCGAGCGCCCGACCGCGTCCGCGGTGGGCCAGCCGGTGAGTTTTTCGGCGACCGGGTTGAGGAAGGTCACGTTCCCGGCGGTGTCGGTCGCAATGATCGCGTCCCCGACGCTGCCGAGAGTGGTACGGAACCACTCCCGCTGTTCGCGGACCAGAGCGGCGGCCGCGGCGCTCGCGCGCAAGCTCCGGGCGAGCAGCCACACGAACATCCCGAGCGCGACGAGCCCGAGGACCGCCCCCGCGATCCCGTAGTAGACGGTACGAGTATACGCTTCCGTGGTCTCGGTGTTCCGTGCGGCGAGCCGATCCCGCTCGTAGCCCTCCATCGCCGCGAGCGTCTCCAGTAGCGGGTCCACGAAACTCCGGTTCTCCCGACCGCGGGAGAACTCGAGGATGGCGCCGAGGCCCTTTTCGCGGCGCAGGGTCGTGACCGCGTCCAGACTGGCGATCCCGGATTCGATCTCCCGCACCGCGGATTCCGTGCGCTGGTTTTGGTCCGGGTCGCCTGCGGTCAAGGTTCGGAGCTGGGAGCCGCTGACGCGGAGTGCCGATATCGCTTCGTGGTACGGCGGCAACCGGTCCTCGCCCCCGGTGATGATGTACGCCCGCTGCGCGGCCTGGAGCTTGCGGGCGTCGGACCGAACGGCGGCGACCGCGTCGATCACTTCGTGG
The Gemmata palustris DNA segment above includes these coding regions:
- a CDS encoding acyl-CoA thioesterase produces the protein MFAPIAQRGGSTMLTGEIQIRVRYAETDRMGLLHHANYLVYFEQARTELLRGRHASYKELEDQGYFLVVAKAEVKFKSPAHYDDVLTIRTTVTRTSAVRLEHKYEVFRDGALITEGATTLACVGRDGKLREMPQWLSETK
- a CDS encoding S26 family signal peptidase, with amino-acid sequence MSSASAQHATDDKKKLPRDPAREVVETVVFVVVLVLLLKLFVTEAFVIPTGSMAETLYGYQKVITCPKCGHAFPINSHDEVEGVAPQNNPNGKKEIVPLTRYVCPNCRHYGLISDLNPRPDNNSGDRVLVLKPLYHIRSPRRGDVVVFKYPQAPQTQQTAQNYIKRAMGFGGETLAVHRGDLFVTSSLTYPDDDPAFARPDDPVDLWKPEYRYRNSTKATSLFAASRAAGFTGAVPGGFQIVRKGEEQMLADLRIVWDNDKQPTELGGPVKSRWQAAPEGAAQWRADDPRSPRAFGHTGDALDWIRYQHLSALWKTAPANKIDDTPATDPKVLAEQKATYVDNFLGYNIGRSSGAHEQSWVGDLSLECEVELQAGAEVALELSKGADRFRATFGGGKVVLTRSGPRAGELGSKPCKVSTGTYKVRFANVDARLWVWVDGKRIDFGPEADYEPTQLKDTEYDRDDTHKEGWVRANDIDAPANIGARGQVTAIRHIALHRDIYYTWSPPGTQSLPADFNEADIFYVQPGHYFCMGDNSAHSSDSREWGVVPDRLMLGKAVFVFYPVAFDWKLGWPPVRFKAGKNRVGFIK
- a CDS encoding S26 family signal peptidase, which translates into the protein MDHTDTPLPVAMDLPPEEPAPVSEVTAAEVPVPAAGAPEVAPVTQPPKTAHTARNTSPFRALIVVVAGFVGLFLVLRTIAVEPFGVPTGSMAPALSGHHRDGLCPRCGYTVRVGRPGTGSATEHFRKVTCPNCDRDVSLVDARDLSGDRLLVDKNIYDLRAPRRWEMVVFRCPNPNPTEFGKPYVKRLIGLPGETILIRDGDVYLKRAGDTSAHGEIARKGLAEVRETVVPVFDMNFAPNPGGWGSRWLVSSGDPRLPMGTGPDPTTPPVIENYALVLDASDAPQSTLTAWYRHWHLDERRENPVRVWNAYDGTPRRPNDLPAAHDFYVTCEVEVTATVGSAGEASFECRLADGADGVTAEIAVGPKATGRAVLVHEYHGGLGNVSGVALEKGRKYHLEFAFVDRRATLALDGRVVVPPADLEPAPKRGDVSRPVRFGARGCRVVVRDIKLYRDIHYMSDYGEHGTRHPAVLGPHEYYVLGDNSGNSEDSRKWPTPGVPESAFIGKPFLIHQPLRLGRVSVGGRERVFQTLDWSRLRWLH
- the lepA gene encoding translation elongation factor 4, whose protein sequence is MPTPTAIIRNFCIIAHIDHGKSTLADQFLLKTGTISERDIKAQTLDSMDLERSRGITIRMHPVTVYYTLNGTRYELNLIDTPGHVDFNYEVSRSLAACEGAILLVDAFQGVQAQTVANAFLAMDGGLKILPTLNKIDLPHARPDFVIGEMEQALMVDPEDVLRVSGKAGIGIEDMLAAIVERVPPPPGDPTAPVKALIYNSHFDTYKGVVVYIRMMDGLLKPGQRVKLMRTGREYVITEMGQFRPEMQKCDELSAGQVGFFTANIKNIENVNIGDTVTDAANPTAEPLAGYKEPKPMVYSGLFPVNNNEFEDLREALGKLKLNDSSFTFQPEVSDGLGFGFRCGFLGMLHREIIQQRLEQDSNLNLVQTAPNVSFEIKKRDGEIVTVHGPQEVPDAGLIDEFREPIVRISFLIPAGNIGTLMGMCTERRGTFVRTEYLSQQRVILVYEMPLAEVIYDLYDKLKSVTHGYGTMDYEILGFKSADLVKMDILVHGQKVDALSVIVHRTSAERRGRLILKKLREEIDRHLFEVSLQAAIGARVVARENIAAMRKNVTAKCYGGDITRKRKLWAKQAEGKKRMKQIGQVEVPQEAFLAVLESEE
- a CDS encoding TlpA family protein disulfide reductase, with protein sequence MRTLGTAVLLALAVGAGCKPRPNLPQPAAAIPVSVTDADHNALAAALKERKGKVVLMDFWATWCPPCVKTFPEFVDLHKKYADRGLVCLSVSMDKTWERKKGSYDKDRVLKFLEEKSATFPNFIATERDDELYGRLFGLEHSIPFQVLFGKDGTRVWTREEKELTEAELNKLIESELAK